From the genome of Leishmania braziliensis MHOM/BR/75/M2904 complete genome, chromosome 26, one region includes:
- a CDS encoding putative peroxisomal membrane protein 4 has translation MSIVVPQVAPKAHTVPTFSGPHGAVVERINRMIASGNFDVFFTALKGFRNGLVYGTRVRAPHALVLNLVWSKSPYSSMPAKILKVTKTHALGLGYSSATFAVIRGILRNLQGTTHAWHNALAGFVVGCLFWGDPSNGVHVQMMMYMLARIVCALYHLLTSTCVMSIPPVAYRLYMGCLWSLAIMFLMYSPDKLQSSMAQSLEYIFKDSGKFSSWYDLVVVNSVDTL, from the coding sequence ATGTCCATTGTTGTCCCCCAAGTCGCACCGAAGGCGCACACCGTGCCCACCTTCTCCGGTCCCCACGGCGCCGTCGTGGAGCGCATCAACCGCATGATCGCCTCTGGCAACTTCGACGTCTTCTTCACCGCTCTCAAGGGGTTTCGAAACGGTTTAGTCTATGGCACCCGCGTCCGTGCCCCGCACGCCCTCGTGCTGAACCTGGTGTGGAGCAAGTCCCCGTACAGCTCGATGCCTGCAAAGATCCTCAAGGTCACGAAGACCCACGCGCTAGGCCTTGGGTATAGCTCGGCCACCTTCGCCGTCATACGCGGTATCTTACGCAACCTGCAGGGCACTACGCATGCGTGGCACAACGCCTTGGCGGGTTTCGTGGTTGGCTGTCTCTTCTGGGGTGACCCCAGCAACGGTGTCCACGTTCAGATGATGATGTACATGCTTGCTCGCATCGTGTGTGCCCTCTACCACCTGCTCACCTCCACGTGCGTAATGTCGATTCCGCCAGTGGCGTACCGGCTGTACATGGGCTGCCTGTGGTCCCTGGCCATCATGTTCCTCATGTACTCCCCAGATAAGCTGCAGTCATCTATGGCGCAGTCCTTGGAGTACATTTTCAAAGACAGCGGCAAGTTCAGCAGCTGGTACGACCTCGTCGTGGTCAACTCTGTTGACACTCTGTAG
- a CDS encoding putative metallopeptidase — MLGGAIGDLCGGAAVTAAITASPAPALLSSSAVKEEKVAYIWGTHISERNVQRSDRVEMSAKSVASATATADRITADTGVRTYVVGWYHSHPRIPVVPSVVDLRTQRSFQQYLESGWVGLIASVFNTEPSTNRSHCALHCFQAGPSNEHVELPMRIVAQSDLFASLDPIAALPDTTSELFRVLQQEVHDAVARTVRETAHDAAASRAVRGLAEMLLFQIDRLVAEPTRKELVHCSLPLLRATSARLEKVLVESARAASPQC; from the coding sequence ATGCTGGGTGGTGCCATCGGCGACTtgtgcggcggtgccgctgtcaccgccgccatcacTGCCAGTCCAGCTCCCGcgttgctctcctcctcggcggtcaaggaggaaaaggtggCTTACATTTGGGGCACGCACATCAGCGAGCGTAATGTGCAGCGCAGTGATCGAGTGGAGATGTCGGCCAAGTCCGTTGCGTCAGCCACCGCAACGGCAGATCGCATAACGGCTGACACAGGGGTGCGTACCTACGTGGTTGGCTGGTATCACAGCCATCCGCGGATCCCAGTTGTGCCGTCGGTCGTGGACCTACGCACACAGCGGAGCTTTCAACAATACCTGGAGAGCGGCTGGGTCGGCCTCATAGCGAGCGTCTTCAACACAGAACCGAGCACTAATCGCAGCCACTGCGCGCTTCACTGCTTCCAGGCGGGGCCGAGCAACGAGCACGTCGAGTTGCCCATGCGTATCGTTGCTCAGTCAGACCTGTTCGCTTCCCTTGACCCTATCGCTGCTCTGCCGGATACCACCTCAGAGCTGTTTCGAGTCTTGCAGCAGGAAGTGCACGACGCGGTCGCCAGGACGGTGCGAGAAACTGCGCACGACGCGGCTGCCTCCCGAGCTGTGCGAGGGCTGGCTGAAATGCTGCTTTTTCAGATCGACCGCCTTGTTGCAGAACCGACGCGTAAGGAGCTGGTGCACTGCTCGTTGCCTCTCTTGCGCGCCACCTCGGCGCGCCTGGAGAAGGTGTTGGTCGAGTCCGCAAGGGCTGCATCGCCTCAGTGCTGA
- a CDS encoding putative protein kinase → MDSVRAAVEREASSVCSSSSLTTPRSSVASVATMTPAQEVVRQDRLFLGNRPTAPSASSSANRSSGHTESSPSPSLDSRYLVPHDGNTGALRTPGGEEAPTHTTYSTRRSSSTCGAKLRRGVSSSSGGLTRASGSGAATCFSPGSARTAHSEASLEEERPLMRNCFSSSLGADLQPAYSSSRSRDGPEPQSTPSSAAHSPDAQPPVLSSLLAPLSIRTGQRQHQQGQEDAVRETQLQHVHFSKPSVPLKMPAFPSVHPPKVSLSARLPSRAAAAEQTAVELLQDLSYVEVQEAQEWLDRVRGAKQACAVSRSAPFVWPTEAILADPGISEDVDPKAALLEVAPVSLDLAANLHFSQFFRALLMEDESDGELMSDRGRGAVDGGGRESVGTREAVRMTWAGDLRSGIGPTRQWAKTSPCSDSLDGTFPSPSPFFASGLSAVDAGAGLKRDEDGLTVSPITRVSPPSPRQLHPSADAAAPLPDPSILPLSSPLQGGAWGKLVWPGSPLPVEVDSSTPARRSLPVSTTARRWSLMDFDIGRRIGQGRSGKTFLAREKCSKVVLALKAFADDCVRRQGMVGALERAMRLQASAGRRCSHIVKLYAFFADAQRYYAAQEYADGGDLASHLFRQPHQRLPEAQVRLIVHHVALALRDLHERHVVHRAVTSRNVLLSRDEADTTAKLGDFAFAVQLADGRARWLGEFEDALDGGPSLDSAAPEVICGHGWSCKSDMWALGVVAFEMLCGHHPFDHVCATEMKRLICSGAACYSLPTLSHTAVSFVRSLLCVDEAARSSAATALTHPFLRVSAAASTAAPGSAMQATATSSCAEPAEPAAHVTSVGVAVVGESHAGEVPPSVSRDLSSTFSLAAVVGNTDVYCRSDRSHSRTTAAVMTGTKATIHCGTAAPTFPVPTKDNPYLRRGADPSVTSLATTSASPSVSSLSTYQAVARTERHARDAASHTPDAAAPATSLLSASSPASFMSFALPTHPWQSAALPPSVTLSTASLSGALSNEEVETWLSRRPSVTSLRSAGNASRHSPTATLSDISASLLSTTRAPATLAVRSATAADGAFTDSAAVESVLSASFKDCRTRHPHHLHLQQHCTRHAQKHEQHDTPAECAAPPAAHSSERGRDEDLQGDCSVTVSSLTPHPSRGARTEWGTEDAEVSVSSSTVSSTVLTFMDVTAPQTLFPSRASDAPLPQSTGHIALLMAARSAPHPEWRPLPGRLTSLAVNVISASAAPVAPQPTATSSHTRRLKAGKKRPITRPECSLRLAFEALSDEDSC, encoded by the coding sequence ATGGACTCCGTTAGAGCAGCTGTGGAGAGGGAAGCCTCTTCGGTGTGCTCCTCTTCGTCACTCACTACTCCACGGTCCTCAGTCGCATCCGTGGCGACGATGACACCAGCGCAGGAGGTCGTGCGGCAAGACAGGTTGTTTCTGGGGAACCGCCCCACTGCCCCCAGTGCCTCGTCCTCCGCCAACCGCAGCTCAGGCCATACTGAGTCCAGCCCGAGTCCATCGCTTGACTCGCGGTACTTAGTGCCACACGACGGCAACACTGGAGCTTTGCGCACCCCAGGCGGGGAAGAAGCCCCTACCCACACCACCTACTCGAcccgccgcagcagtagCACATGCGGGGCCAAACTGCGTCGAGGTgtcagtagcagcagcggtgggctAACGAGGGCgtctggcagcggcgctgctacCTGCTTCTCTCCGGGCTCTGCCCGCACGGCCCACAGTGAGGCATCACTAGAGGAAGAGCGGCCTTTGATGCGCAActgtttctcctcctctctcggcGCCGATCTACAGCCTGCCTACTCCAGTAGCCGTTCACGCGACGGTCCTGAGCCACAGTCGACTCCATCCTCAGCTGCCCACTCTCCAGACGCACAGCCGCCGGTACTGTCATCACTGCTCGCGCCGCTGTCCATTCGCACTGgacagcgccagcaccagcagggGCAAGAAGATGCGGTGAGGGAGACACAACTGCAGCACGTGCACTTCAGCAAACCAAGCGTCCCCCTAAAGATGCCCGCCTTTCCCTCCGTTCACCCTCCCAAGGTGTCACTCTCTGCGAGACTACCCTCACGGGCCGCGGCCGCAGAGCAGACCGCTGTGGAACTGCTTCAGGATCTCTCCTACGTGGAGGTGCAAGAGGCTCAGGAGTGGCTTGACAGGGTCCGAGGAGCCAAGCAGGCGTGTGCTGTGTCAAGGTCTGCTCCTTTTGTGTGGCCGACCGAAGCCATTCTCGCCGACCCTGGCATCAGCGAAGACGTCGACCCCAAAGCTGCGCTgttggaggtggcgccgGTTTCGTTGGACTTGGCGGCTAACCTTCACTTTTCTCAGTTTTTCCGAGCGTTACTCATGGAGGACGAGAGCGATGGGGAGCTGATGAGCGATCGTgggcgcggcgccgtcgatgGAGGGGGTAGGGAAAGCGTGGGCACGAGAGAGGCAGTGAGGATGACTTGGGCAGGCGATCTGAGGAGCGGCATCGGTCCCACACGTCAGTGGGCAAAGACTTCACCGTGTAGTGACTCATTGGATGGCACATTTCCTTCGCCCTCGCCTTTCTTTGCCAGCGGCTTAAGTGCGGTGGACGCTGGCGCGGGGCTGAAGAGGGATGAAGACGGCCTTACTGTCTCTCCCATCACCCGCGTGTCACCGCCGAGTCCGCGCCAGCTCCACCCCagcgctgatgctgctgctcctctgcctGATCCGTCCATTTTACCTTTGTCATCTCCTCTGCAGGGTGGTGCCTGGGGGAAGCTAGTCTGGCCTGGCTCGCCACTGCCTGTTGAGGTAGACTCCAGCACCCCAGCACGGCGCTCTCTACCGGTGTccacgacggcgaggcggtggtCACTGATGGATTTTGATATCGGACGCCGCATCGGGCAGGGGCGCTCCGGCAAGACGTTCCTCGCCCGGGAGAAGTGCAGCAAAGTCGTCTTGGCTCTTAAGGCGTTCGCAGACGACTGCGTTCGGCGCCAAGGAATGGTTGGCGCGCTCGAGCGAGCGATGCGACTGCAGGCATCAGCAGGGCGGCGTTGCTCACACATCGTAAAGCTCTATGCATTCTTCGCTGATGCGCAACGCTATTACGCTGCGCAGGAGTAtgctgacggcggcgaccTCGCTAGCCACCTCTTTCGCCAGCCGCACCAACGCCTGCCTGAGGCGCAGGTTCGGTTGATCGTGCACCACGTGGCGCTGGCACTGCGGGACTTGCACGAGCGACACGTTGTGCATCGAGCTGTAACGTCGCGCAATGTGCTACTGAGCCGCGACGAGGCGGACACAACCGCTAAACTCGGCGACTTCGCGTTCGCCGTACAACTGGCCGACGGGCGCGCTCGCTGGCTTGGCGAGTTTGAGGACGCACTTGATGGAGGGCCGTCGCTGGACTCCGCGGCACCGGAGGTCATTTGCGGCCACGGATGGTCGTGCAAGTCCGACATGTGGGCCCTCGGTGTCGTAGCGTTCGAGATGCTCTGTGGTCACCATCCCTTCGATCACGTTTGCGCGACGGAGATGAAGCGACTCatctgcagcggtgccgcctgCTACTCGCTGCCTACGCTGTCGCACACCGCCGTGTCTTTTGTGCGGTCACTCTTGTGTGTCGACGAAGCagcgcgcagcagtgcagccaCGGCACTGACTCACCCATTTTTGCGTGttagcgccgccgccagcactgctgccccGGGGAGCGCCATGCAGGCCACGGCAACAAGTAGCTGCGCCGAACCTGCCGAGCCGGCGGCCCACGTGACATCGGTGGGCGTAGCCGTTGTTGGAGAGTCACACGCGGGTGAGGTGCCGCCGTCTGTCAGTCGCGACTTGTCGAGCACGTTCTCACTGGCTGCAGTGGTTGGCAACACAGACGTCTACTGCCGCAGCGACAGAAGCCACAGCCGCACAACAGCTGCTGTGATGACGGGAACAAAGGCTACCATCCACTGTGGGACCGCTGCCCCAACTTTCCCCGTGCCGACGAAGGACAACCCATATCTGCGACGGGGAGCGGACCCGTCGGTCACCTCCCTCGCTACAACGTCCGCATCGCCGTCTGTCagctccctctccacctACCAGGCTGTGGCCAGAACGGAAAGGCATGCACGTGACGCAGCATCGCACACGCCCGATGCGGCGGCTCCAGCGACGTCTCTGTTGTCCGCCAGTTCTCCCGCTTCTTTTATGTCCTTTGCGCTTCCAACGCACCCGTGGCAGagtgctgcgctgccacccTCGGTGACGCTATCGACCGCGTCACTCTCTGGTGCCCTCAgcaacgaggaggtggagacgTGGTTGAGCCGGCGGCCGAGCGTTACGAGTCTGAGATCTGCTGGGAACGCCAGTCGCCACAGCCCGACGGCGACCCTAAGCGACATATCGGCGAGCTTGCTCTCCACGACACGAGCACCAGCCACCCTTGCGGTGAGGTCAGCTACAGCTGCTGATGGTGCGTTCACtgacagcgctgccgtcgagAGTGTGCTCAGCGCAAGCTTTAAGGACTGCAGAACTCGCCATCCTCACCATCttcacctgcagcagcattgCACCCGCCATGCCCAGAagcacgagcagcacgaTACACCGGCAGAatgtgctgcgcctcctgcggCACATAGCAGTGAGAGGGGGCGCGATGAGGACCTTCAAGGGGACTGCTCCGTTACCGTGAGCAGCTTGACGCCGCACCCCTCACGTGGTGCGCGCACGGAGTGGGGCACTGAGGACGCAGAGGTGTCCGTGTCATCTTCGACAGTCTCATCGACGGTGCTGACCTTCATGGACGTGACGGCTCCTCAGACACTTTTCCCAAGCCGCGCCTCAGACGCACCCTTACCACAGTCGACTGGCCATATTGCATTGCTGATGGCAGCCCGCAGCGCGCCACATCCAGAGTGGAGGCCGCTGCCTGGTCGACTGACATCCCTGGCCGTCAATGTAATAAGCGCCTCAGCTGCACCTGTTGCTCCCCAGCCAACAGCCACCTCATCGCACACGCGGAGGCTGAAggcagggaagaagaggcccATCACGAGGCCAGAGTGTTCACTGCGACTCGCCTTTGAAGCGTTGAGCGACGAGGACAGCTGTTGA